A window of the Lolium perenne isolate Kyuss_39 chromosome 7, Kyuss_2.0, whole genome shotgun sequence genome harbors these coding sequences:
- the LOC139833624 gene encoding uncharacterized protein gives MATGVYGPHGDVQKSAFIDELHAVAAASSPKWLILGDFNLIYRAADKSNDRLNRRLMRKFKGALDAMRLRELDLQGRKFTWSNEQQNQTMSRINRFFCLEGWDATFPSAILQPLPSSILDHCPLLLLGAADFPRCSTFRFEAFWPRMDGFYEVVQAAWEVPTIPNDPMRRLHIKLERTAKALKR, from the coding sequence ATGGCCACCGGCGTCTACGGACCGCATGGAGATGTGCAGAAGAGCGCCTTCATCGATGAGCTacacgcggtggcggcggctagcTCGCCAAAGTGGCTGATCCTTGGAGACTTCAACCTCATCTACCGGGCGGCGGATAAGAGCAACGATCGTCTGAACCGGCGGCTTATGAGAAAATTCAAGGGTGCACTTGATGCCATGCGACTTCGCGAGTTGGATCTCCAGGGGCGCAAATTCACTTGGTCCAACGAACAGCAAAACCAGACAATGTCGCGGATTAACCGGTTCTTCTGCTTGGAGGGATGGGATGCCACGTTTCCTTCGGCGATCCTACAACCGCTGCCATCGTCCATCTTGGACCATTGCCCTCTTCTGCTCCTCGGGGCGGCGGACTTTCCACGCTGTAGCACCTTCCGGTTCGAGGCGTTCTGGCCGCGCATGGATGGGTTTTACGAGGTGGTGCAGGCGGCTTGGGAGGTGCCGACAATCCCCAACGACCCTATGCGCCGCTTGCACATTAAGCTCGAGAGGACGGCGAAGGCCCTCAAGAGATAG
- the LOC139833623 gene encoding uncharacterized protein has protein sequence MQLAIAREVIGRLDVAQETRELSAAERVLRISLHLKILGISSINKIRMRQRARLSTIRLGDANTRLFHLRANGRRRKNFIQTLTTADGFAVTHAEKQDVITAHFEQFLGKVDQRTRSLRWDELGYTPHDLGHLEAPFSSDELRAAVFALPAEKAPGPDGFIGLFFRSCWEILEEDLYDAVTYMAEISGSTAGLLNSASIVLLPKKLDAMTIADYRPISLIHSVSKIFSKMLSMRLAPLLPELVSPSQSAFIKKRCIHDNFLHVRGMIKGMHRDKTPGFFLKLDITKAFDSVVCAILDAFGDATGLRTNLAKSEAFPIACSEEQIVAALAVFPARRGSFPCMYLGLPLYHSRLKAVYFQPLIDKIGKRLAGWWRKHFTRAGKVILCRSVLSSMVLYHLAVFKLPAWVLKRIDKIMRSFLWMKPGATPGARPHSLDNWRTVCRPKELGGLGVLDLERFGRAMRLRWLWYAWTDPARPWVGTDHPCDDADMALFRASTVVTLGDGARCLF, from the exons ATGCAGCTCGCCATTGCAAGGGAGGTGATTGGGAGACTCGATGTGGCACAAGAGACAAGAGAGCTTTCTGCGGCCGAGAGGGTTCTTCGAATCAGTCTACATTTGAAGATTCTCGGAATCTCATCGATCAACAAAATTCGAATGAGGCAGCGAGCTCGTTTGTCCACGATCCGGTTGGGCGACGCAaatactcgcttgtttcatctcaGGGCAAATGGGAGAAGGCGCAAAAACTTCATTCAGACCCTCACTACAGCTGATGGTTTTGCGGTCACCCACGCTGAGAAGCAAGATGTTATCACAGCACACTTCGAGCAATTCCTCGGAAAAGTCGATCAGCGGACGCGGAGCCTAAGATGGGACGAGCTTGGATACACGCCGCATGACTTGGGCCACCTGGAGGCTCCATTCTCCTCGGACGAACTACGGGCGGCCGTGTTTGCCCTCCCGGCGGAGAAGGCGCCGGGGCCGGACGGCTTCATCGGGCTTTTCTTCCGTTCTTGTTGGGAGATTTTGGAGGAGGATTTGTACGACGCAGTCACATACATGGCGGAGATCAGTGGCAGCACGGCGGGGCTGCTCAACTCAGCCTCCATTGTCCTTTTGCCAAAGAAGCTGGATGCAATGACAATAGCAGACTACAGGCCTATTAGCTTGATTCACAGCGTCTCCAAGATTTTCTCGAAGATGCTTTCGATGCGTCTGGCACCGCTGCTTCCAGAGCTTGTCTCTCCTAGCCAATCAGCATTCATAAAGAAGAGGTGCATACATGACAATTTCCTACACGTGCGGGGAATGATAAAAGGAATGCACCGCGATAAGACGCCAGGCTTCTTCCTCAAACTGGACATCACTAAGGCGTTCGACTCA GTGGTTTGCGCGATTCTGGACGCCTTTGGCGACGCCACGGGGCTCCGCACCAACCTTGCCAAGTCGGAGGCATTCCCGATTGCCTGCTCAGAGGAGCAGATTGTGGCGGCCCTGGCAGTCTTCcctgccagaagggggagctttcCATGCATGTACCTTGGCCTACCTCTCTACCACTCGCGCCTCAAGGCCGTCTACTTCCAGCCACTCATCGACAAGATCGGCAAGAGGCTTGCTGGGTGGTGGAGAAAGCATTTCACAAGGGCCGGAAAGGTGATTCTTTGCAGATCGGTCCTCTCATCCATGGTGCTCTACCACCTCGCTGTTTTCAAACTGCCTGCCTGGGTGCTGAAGAGGATTGATAAGATCATGAGATCATTCCTGTGGATGAAGCCGGGGGCGACTCCGGGGGCGCGGCCTCATTCGCTCGACAATTGGCGCACAGTTTGCAGGCCAAAGGAACTTGGCGGTCTGGGCGTTCTGGATCTCGAGAGGTTTGGGAGGGCGATGCGGCTCCGATGGTTGTGGTACGCCTGGACTGACCCTGCCAGACCTTGGGTTGGGACGGACCACCCTTGCGACGATGCAGACATGGCTCTTTTTCGCGCCTCGACGGTGGTCACGCTTGGGGACGGAGCTAGGTGCCTTTTTTAG